The Methylomarinum sp. Ch1-1 genome contains the following window.
GCACCCCCCTGAGGGAGTTTGCCAGAGTTTACGTCAGAAACGCCCAGTTTGCGACTATGTAAAAACTGTTAGTAAACGATTACCGCCCTATGCCGGGTCGACGACATGAAGACATCGAAATCGATGTAAACCACAATGCAGAGGTCGAATATCACCTATGCACGGGGCGGGCCGCTTACGCTTCATCACAGATCAACATGTCGTACTCGATTATTGATGCGCATCAAACAGAAGGTCGGAAGATTTTGCCTGATTTTATTCTGCGCTAGCCTAACGACCACTTGCAGCATCCCCGCGCGAGAGTTTAGCCTCGCCGCCGCTGAATATGGCATTAGCCAACAAACGGTTCAAGGACTAACATTTCGACATCGCGTGTTTATCAATGCGGCGGCCCAGCAGCCCAGTCATCAGGACAACCTGCATATCTACATCGACGGCGATGGCACACCTTGGATGCGAGGTCGCTGGCCGACCAGCGACCCCACAGCTCGCAACCCGATGATCCTGAAGATACTGCAAGCCGATCCGTCACCGGCGATATTGCTGGGCCGCCCTTGCTATCATGGCCTCGGCGAAAGCAACGCTTGCGATGTTCGCTACTGGACCTCTCATCGCTATGCGCAAGCTGTCGTCGACAGCATGAAGACGGCGCTGCGACGCTGGGCGGCAAAAACCTCCCACCCTAAACTGACTTTAATCGGCTTCAGTGGCGGCGGAGTGCTATCGGTACTGATGTCGTATGATTTAAAGGAAGTCGAGACGCTCATCACCGTGGCCGCGAACCTCGATGTCGCCGCCTGGAGCCGGCAGCACAACTACCGCCCCTTGCCACAGTCGCTGAACCCGGTCGATTCTCCCCCCCTCCCCGCGCGCATCAGACAAATCCATTTTGCCGGCTTGCGCGACCAAAATGTGCCGGCGGCAATCATCAAACACTACTCCGAACGCCAGCATAGCGCCCAGTTTCACCCTCTGCCCGAATTTGACCACCATTGTTGCTGGGCCGAAAACTGGAGCGACTTACTTAAAGAAATTAACATCAACTGACCGCAAGAAAATCTGACCCGAAACGCCCAGTCTAAATTATCTAAAATCTCAAGGGCGAAAGATCGTTGTATACCAACAATTCACAGTTTAGAGTTCAAAAAGGGCATGGGGTGTGTTTGGCATTGCTGGTTGTATACGCGATAGAACGCTGCCGAAGAACTAGGCGCAACGGTCGCGCTCGCTGCTCTTCCCCCTGATATATGCTATTGCCGACGATGCCAAGCCAGTTTACGGAGCCGCCCGTTCAAGAAACCAGCAGCAATTCCCAGTTTGAGCATTTTTGCTGTGTTTAGGGCATGGGATGTATCTGTCGAGGAGCGCCGTAAACCCATCCCTGGGGGCTTGACGGCAGCATCCTTGCTGCCGACATCCTCGCCAAACACACCCCATGCCCTTTTTGAACGCCAAAGTGGGAATTGCTGAGAAACCAGGCGAGCGCTGCAAAGAGCACTATTAGTTGATAAAATGCTGAACTTTTTCGCTCGGCTCCAAACTTACTCAGAGCGCATTTCTATTGCCGGAGAAAATTAATGATTAGGGAGAATTTGTTGAAGGCTTTGCTGAGTCTCTTAATTATCCTCATCGTGATGGGTGGGCTTGGTTTTTGGCTCGAGGAAGAAATGAGCATGCTGACGAATTGGGTGGTTGATCGCATCGGTTTTACAGGACTCTGCCTAATATTGCTGATAACCGACACCTTTGTAACGCCTTTCCTGCCGGATATCCTATTACTCGTGATTGCCAAGAGCGATCTTGCCGAGCATTGGCTAGCCTATGTTTTCATTCTTGGCGCCGTGTCTGTATGCGCCGGCATGTTAGGTTGGTCCATCGGCCGTTGGCTAGGTCATTTCAGCCTCACCCAACGCCTCTATGGGCCAATCACTGCCGAGCAGCAAGATTTTGTGCGCAAATACGGATTCTGGGGCGTCGCCTTGGGCGCCATCACGCCGCTGCCTTATTCGTTCACCTGCTGGACCGCCGGCGTCATAGGACTCCGATGGCCGAAAGTGCTCGCAGCTTCGCTGCTTTTTCGTATTCCGCGCATGATCCTTTATTATCTGCTAATTGCATCAACGGGCGGCTTATTCGCCTAAATGCCCTATACTCGTCAGCCAAAATAAGGCCATAATTGGCAATTAATATTTCTGCAGAATTTTCTCGACCCGCTTGATGCTGTCGTCACAGCCTTTAATACTGGCCCTGACCTTACGCTTGAACAACACATCCATCGGCTCTCCATCCATTTCTCTGGAACTGTATTCATTAAGTAGCTTACAAGCGTCATACATCGCCATTTCGGCCTGATGCAAGCGCTCATCCTCGAGTAAGGCCTCATTCGTCGACATCATAAT
Protein-coding sequences here:
- a CDS encoding YqaA family protein → MIRENLLKALLSLLIILIVMGGLGFWLEEEMSMLTNWVVDRIGFTGLCLILLITDTFVTPFLPDILLLVIAKSDLAEHWLAYVFILGAVSVCAGMLGWSIGRWLGHFSLTQRLYGPITAEQQDFVRKYGFWGVALGAITPLPYSFTCWTAGVIGLRWPKVLAASLLFRIPRMILYYLLIASTGGLFA